A DNA window from Staphylococcus warneri contains the following coding sequences:
- a CDS encoding cysteine desulfurase has protein sequence MNKVAEQSFDVNEVIKDFPILEQQVNGKRLAYLDSTATSQTPVQVLNVLDDYYKRYNSNVHRGVHTLGSLATDGYESARETVRRFINAKYFEEIIFTRGTTASINIVAHSYGDANVEEGDEIVVTEMEHHANIVPWQQLAKRKKASLKFIPMTDQGELNIDDIKATINDNTKIVAIAHVSNVLGTINDVKTIAEIAHQHGAIISVDGAQAAPHMALDMQDIDADFYSFSGHKMLGPTGIGVLYGKRELLKDMEPVEFGGDMIDFVSKYDATWADLPTKFEAGTPLIAQAIGLAEAIRYIEKLGFDAIHQHEKELTEYAYEQLSEIEGLDIYGPPKDRRAGVITFNLADIHPHDVATAVDTEGVAVRAGHHCAQPLMKWLGVSSTARASFYVYNNKQDIDQFVYALKQTKEFFSYEF, from the coding sequence GTGAATAAAGTGGCCGAACAATCATTTGACGTTAATGAAGTTATTAAAGATTTTCCGATTTTAGAGCAACAAGTTAATGGCAAACGTTTAGCTTATCTTGATTCAACTGCGACAAGCCAAACACCAGTTCAAGTATTAAATGTATTAGATGATTATTATAAGCGTTATAACTCTAATGTACACAGAGGAGTTCACACATTAGGTTCTTTAGCTACAGATGGATATGAGAGTGCTCGTGAAACGGTAAGACGTTTCATCAATGCAAAATATTTTGAAGAAATCATCTTTACAAGAGGAACAACAGCGTCCATTAACATTGTTGCACATAGCTATGGTGATGCTAATGTTGAAGAAGGCGATGAAATTGTAGTTACTGAAATGGAGCATCACGCTAATATTGTGCCATGGCAACAACTTGCCAAACGTAAAAAAGCATCATTAAAATTCATTCCAATGACAGACCAAGGCGAACTAAATATTGATGACATTAAAGCGACAATTAATGATAATACTAAGATTGTTGCTATCGCACATGTTTCTAATGTTTTAGGGACAATTAATGATGTGAAAACAATAGCAGAAATTGCGCATCAACATGGTGCTATTATTAGTGTTGATGGTGCACAAGCAGCACCACATATGGCATTAGATATGCAAGATATTGATGCAGACTTTTACAGTTTTAGTGGACATAAAATGTTAGGTCCTACAGGTATCGGTGTGTTGTACGGTAAGCGTGAACTACTTAAAGACATGGAGCCTGTTGAATTTGGTGGCGATATGATTGACTTTGTAAGTAAATATGATGCTACTTGGGCAGATTTACCAACTAAATTCGAAGCAGGCACACCTTTAATTGCACAAGCAATCGGTTTAGCTGAAGCAATCCGTTATATTGAAAAATTAGGATTCGATGCTATTCATCAACATGAAAAAGAATTAACAGAGTATGCATATGAACAACTATCAGAAATTGAAGGTTTAGACATTTACGGTCCGCCTAAAGATAGACGTGCAGGTGTGATTACCTTTAATTTAGCTGATATTCATCCGCATGATGTTGCAACTGCTGTTGATACAGAAGGTGTTGCGGTCAGAGCAGGACATCATTGTGCACAACCATTAATGAAATGGTTAGGCGTATCTTCAACTGCTAGAGCAAGCTTTTATGTATACAATAATAAGCAAGACATCGATCAATTTGTATATGCATTGAAACAAACGAAGGAGTTTTTCTCTTATGAATTTTAA
- a CDS encoding DUF368 domain-containing protein, translating into MKNFKWINVLKGFGMGTSDLVPGVSGGTIALLLGIYDGFISSISGLFSRRFWPSLKFLLPIIIGMLLAIGILSNLFNYLLSTHEIPTMFFFTGLIIGIIPYLLKVSHFKATFKAKHYIVVLVGIAILVIMTLLNGGDKHTGETLSLSTSLIIKYYIAGICASSAMLLPGISGSFMLLIFGAYGTVMYAISQLVKFNFNALPILLIVGLGILTGFLVSSKLIQYLLHHHTTMTFALIIGFVIGSIFAVYPGLPKSALTWIISIVTLIVGFIVSYVLGQITAKNEEQI; encoded by the coding sequence ATGAAAAACTTTAAATGGATTAATGTATTAAAAGGTTTTGGTATGGGTACAAGTGATTTAGTACCTGGTGTCAGTGGTGGCACTATAGCACTTTTACTTGGAATTTATGATGGTTTTATTAGTTCCATTAGTGGCTTATTTTCAAGAAGGTTTTGGCCTAGTTTGAAATTTTTATTACCTATTATAATAGGTATGCTTTTAGCAATCGGTATATTAAGCAATCTATTTAACTATTTGCTTAGTACACATGAAATTCCAACAATGTTCTTTTTCACCGGGTTAATCATTGGAATTATTCCTTACCTTCTTAAAGTGTCACATTTTAAAGCAACTTTTAAAGCAAAGCATTACATTGTAGTTTTGGTTGGCATCGCAATATTGGTGATCATGACCCTACTTAATGGTGGAGACAAGCACACAGGAGAAACATTATCTTTATCTACTAGTCTTATTATTAAATATTATATTGCAGGTATATGTGCTTCTAGTGCAATGCTCTTACCAGGTATTTCAGGTTCATTTATGTTACTTATATTTGGTGCTTATGGTACTGTAATGTATGCTATATCTCAATTAGTAAAATTTAATTTCAATGCTTTACCTATACTTTTAATAGTAGGTTTAGGTATCCTAACTGGATTCTTAGTGTCAAGTAAATTAATCCAATACTTGTTACATCATCATACAACCATGACATTCGCATTAATTATAGGCTTTGTTATTGGATCCATATTTGCTGTTTATCCAGGCTTACCTAAATCCGCTTTGACATGGATCATTTCTATTGTCACTTTAATTGTTGGCTTTATTGTTAGCTATGTCTTAGGACAAATAACTGCTAAAAATGAAGAACAAATATAA
- the sufD gene encoding Fe-S cluster assembly protein SufD, producing MTTETLNISEEQLVDYSKAHNEPSWMTELRNKALKLTETLEMPKPDKTKLRKWDFDSFKQHHTEGSVYQSLEELPESVKKIIDVENTENLVIQHNNDLAYTQVSEQAKNDGVIIEGLSEALVNHSDLVQKYYMTDAVNVDEHRLTALHTALMNGGVFVYVPKNVVVEHPVQYVVLHDDENTSFYNHVIIVTEQSAEVTYVENYLSNASGEGNQINIVSEVIAGANSNITYGSVDYLDKGFTGHIIRRGTTEADASINWALGLMNEGSQIIDNTTNLMGDRSTSELKSVVVGTGDQKINLTSKIVQYGKETDGYILKHGVMKENASSVFNGIGYIKHGGTKSIANQESRVLMLSENARGDANPILLIDEDDVEAGHAASVGRVDPEQLYYLMSRGISRREAERLVIHGFLDPVVRELPIEDVKRQLREVIELKVSK from the coding sequence ATGACAACTGAAACTTTGAACATTTCTGAAGAACAACTTGTTGATTATTCAAAAGCGCACAATGAACCTTCTTGGATGACAGAATTACGTAATAAAGCGTTGAAATTAACAGAAACTTTAGAAATGCCAAAACCTGATAAAACAAAATTAAGAAAATGGGACTTTGATAGTTTTAAACAACATCACACTGAAGGCAGTGTATATCAAAGTTTAGAAGAACTACCTGAATCTGTTAAGAAAATTATCGATGTTGAAAATACTGAAAACTTAGTTATTCAACATAATAATGACTTAGCTTACACACAAGTTTCTGAGCAAGCTAAAAATGATGGTGTCATTATTGAAGGTTTATCAGAAGCGCTTGTTAATCATAGTGATTTAGTTCAAAAATATTATATGACAGATGCTGTAAATGTTGATGAACACCGTTTAACTGCTTTACACACTGCTTTAATGAATGGTGGCGTATTCGTTTACGTACCTAAAAATGTAGTAGTTGAGCATCCAGTACAATATGTTGTGTTACATGATGATGAAAATACAAGTTTTTATAATCACGTCATCATCGTTACTGAGCAAAGTGCAGAAGTAACTTATGTCGAAAACTATTTATCTAATGCAAGCGGTGAAGGAAATCAAATTAATATTGTTTCTGAAGTTATCGCAGGTGCAAATTCTAATATTACGTATGGTTCAGTAGACTATTTAGATAAAGGATTTACTGGACATATCATTAGAAGAGGTACTACAGAAGCGGATGCATCAATTAATTGGGCTTTAGGATTAATGAATGAAGGAAGTCAAATTATTGATAATACTACAAACTTAATGGGTGACCGTTCAACAAGTGAACTTAAATCTGTTGTAGTCGGTACTGGTGACCAAAAAATTAATTTAACTTCTAAAATTGTTCAATATGGTAAAGAGACAGATGGCTATATCTTAAAACATGGTGTAATGAAAGAAAATGCATCTTCTGTATTTAACGGTATTGGTTACATCAAACATGGTGGTACTAAATCAATCGCAAACCAAGAATCACGTGTGTTAATGCTTTCTGAAAATGCACGAGGAGATGCTAACCCTATCTTATTAATCGATGAAGATGATGTAGAAGCGGGACACGCAGCGTCTGTAGGTCGTGTAGATCCAGAACAACTATACTACTTAATGAGCCGTGGTATTTCTAGAAGAGAAGCTGAACGCCTAGTTATTCATGGATTCTTAGACCCAGTTGTTAGAGAATTGCCAATTGAAGACGTAAAACGTCAATTAAGAGAAGTTATTGAGCTTAAAGTATCTAAATAA
- the sufU gene encoding Fe-S cluster assembly sulfur transfer protein SufU — protein sequence MNFNNLDQLYRSVIMDHYKNPRNKGVLDNGSMTVDMNNPTCGDRIRLTFDIEDGVINDAKFEGEGCSISMSSASMMTEAVKGHTLAEAMQMSQEFTKMMLGEDYEITEEMGDIEALQGVSQFPARIKCATLAWKALEKGTVEKEGKSEGTTEE from the coding sequence ATGAATTTTAATAATTTAGATCAACTTTATCGATCTGTAATTATGGATCATTATAAAAATCCTAGAAACAAGGGCGTATTAGACAATGGTTCGATGACAGTTGATATGAATAATCCAACATGTGGTGACCGTATTCGACTAACCTTTGACATAGAAGATGGCGTTATTAATGATGCCAAATTCGAAGGTGAAGGCTGTTCAATCTCTATGTCCAGTGCCTCAATGATGACCGAAGCAGTAAAAGGTCACACATTAGCTGAAGCGATGCAAATGAGTCAAGAATTCACAAAAATGATGTTAGGTGAAGACTACGAAATAACTGAAGAAATGGGAGACATTGAAGCATTACAAGGTGTTTCTCAGTTCCCTGCACGTATTAAATGTGCCACTTTAGCTTGGAAAGCGCTCGAAAAAGGAACAGTTGAAAAAGAAGGTAAATCAGAAGGGACTACCGAAGAATAA
- the sufC gene encoding Fe-S cluster assembly ATPase SufC, translating to MSSTLEIKDLHVSIDDKEILKGVNLTINTGEIHAIMGPNGTGKSTLSSAIMGHPSYEVTQGEVLLDGVNILELEVDERAKAGLFLAMQYPSEITGVTNADFMRSAINAKREEGQEINLMQFIKKLDKEMDFLDIDQDMAQRYLNEGFSGGEKKRNEILQLMMLEPKFAILDEIDSGLDIDALKVVSKGINQMRGEDFGALMITHYQRLLNYITPDKVHVMYGGKVVKSGGPELAKRLEEEGYEWVKEEFGAAE from the coding sequence ATGTCATCAACATTAGAAATTAAAGACCTACACGTGTCTATTGACGATAAAGAAATTTTAAAAGGTGTTAATTTAACAATTAATACTGGGGAAATTCATGCCATTATGGGACCAAATGGTACTGGTAAATCAACATTATCATCTGCAATTATGGGTCATCCAAGCTATGAAGTAACACAAGGTGAAGTATTACTTGATGGTGTTAACATTTTAGAATTAGAAGTTGATGAAAGAGCTAAAGCAGGATTATTCTTAGCAATGCAATATCCTTCAGAGATAACAGGTGTTACTAACGCTGATTTCATGCGTTCAGCAATCAATGCTAAACGTGAAGAAGGACAAGAAATCAACTTAATGCAATTTATTAAAAAATTAGATAAAGAAATGGATTTCTTAGATATTGACCAAGATATGGCACAACGTTATCTAAATGAAGGTTTCTCAGGCGGAGAGAAAAAACGTAACGAAATCCTACAATTAATGATGTTAGAACCTAAGTTTGCAATTTTAGATGAAATTGACTCAGGTTTAGATATTGATGCGTTAAAAGTAGTATCTAAAGGTATTAATCAAATGCGTGGAGAAGATTTCGGTGCATTAATGATTACTCACTATCAACGTTTATTAAACTATATTACACCTGACAAAGTACATGTTATGTATGGTGGTAAAGTAGTTAAATCTGGAGGACCAGAGTTAGCGAAACGTCTTGAAGAAGAAGGTTACGAATGGGTTAAAGAAGAATTTGGTGCAGCTGAATAA
- a CDS encoding CsbD family protein, producing the protein MMAEDKFEQAKGNVKETVGNVTDNENLEKEGKEDKASGKVKEAVNNVIDKVKGNKE; encoded by the coding sequence ATCATGGCTGAAGATAAATTCGAACAAGCAAAAGGTAATGTAAAAGAAACTGTAGGTAACGTAACTGATAACGAAAACCTTGAAAAAGAAGGTAAAGAAGATAAAGCTTCTGGTAAAGTAAAAGAAGCAGTAAATAATGTTATCGATAAAGTTAAAGGTAACAAAGAATAA